Proteins encoded together in one Impatiens glandulifera chromosome 1, dImpGla2.1, whole genome shotgun sequence window:
- the LOC124913131 gene encoding vicilin Cor a 11.0101-like produces MAITIRSIFLFFFVFLVLSTYNLVVYGQDREERKPCVFEDQHFQTKFESEYGRIRLLLHFAERSKLLAGLINHRVSILEANPNTFIAPYHLDADALFFVAEGKATINLVRQDKRETFGLKRGDIIRIPSGRAVYLINKDRNEKLVVIKLLQP; encoded by the coding sequence ATGGCAATCACAATTAGGAGcatatttcttttcttcttcgtCTTCCTAGTGCTATCTACTTATAACCTAGTAGTTTATGGACAAGACAGGGAGGAGAGGAAGCCCTGCGTCTTCGAAGACCAACACTTTCAGACAAAGTTCGAGTCAGAGTATGGAAGAATTAGGCTTCTTCTACACTTTGCCGAAAGGTCCAAGCTACTCGCAGGCCTCATTAACCATCGAGTCTCCATCCTCGAAGCCAATCCCAACACTTTCATAGCTCCATACCATTTGGATGCCGACGCCCTCTTCTTCGTGGCCGAGGGTAAAGCAACTATCAACTTGGTTCGTCAGGACAAAAGAGAGACTTTCGGTCTAAAGAGGGGCGATATCATTCGAATCCCTTCTGGTAGAGCCGTCTACTTGATTAACAAAGACAGAAACGAGAAGCTTGTTGTGATCAAGCTTCTCCAGCCTTGA